From Meles meles chromosome 5, mMelMel3.1 paternal haplotype, whole genome shotgun sequence, one genomic window encodes:
- the POM121L2 gene encoding POM121-like protein 2 yields the protein MGSYLGRPGSQPSSPAQARTDSTERPRNRRPAQPLHQVHRLPPVHRAHPALRHRPARRPPNPDPASPIAWAVHEAWRRFPMERSQNSIVGPLPSDWWDSYLPRTLWSLRHPRAAGSPVTIKIAPPERRALPSTSPAEDTDSAGSSPSEKPPDPCAKETVLRALRECKKGRVRFDEPLFPEGSHSERRSPDTPASAFKPLVKHGALTSFAPRPGPLKRSRKPWSSDHSLTKRPSCSSLCSSASTHPGGLLSSRRNAIASSYSSSRTFSELWKRGGPRVSLQTPEWPVKKTEKGHQAHSPVSLEPDGSPEASGSSGLLSGPGDLLAPTPPPQLGDADPGEDMALGEKGGLQGSNKAGEETTDLTTDSVSETCSALQPSLPLALPSAGPAPTPGPNPQLESLTETQESPLALPPAMGEAVGVAPPALKEGGPLSSQGCSQSEPLTGTSSDSRPMSDFILLTSVSPTSPATDATWPPPSSQAEGTAVSPAVLPGLSPLSGMSSPAPHLPASAPPEATASADPTSHPMLGLPPKSEIGVSSYSTTSMATTTSSSIPTPTSKPMLGGIGPLKALPTIAPFSFEQTSPLASPASTHLLHGPVKALSGIMATTPKDHSFMPPLDVGAVNVTGALGNTHSTPSTSHSFLLGAACAFRASFTPTPSFLFPAHPRTTVPTVHTVTIFSQVLSSAVQISPSPSTAFLRGVGCPLSASALVASPQASLPSSSSGPISAFGSPSGAGSGPLFPLSPGATLERALGATGGQKQGAPQPALGPSLSSPFIFGNSAAAFPTATPAPAQPALSSPAKSPSGGLTALASACRLPAGIRPKFGSTAAGVPFGQASRTGSGVVAQTHQNVARGSVFGSTAPPPFAFGGLVTPMDCGDSGVSGTGRDMSSNPGAFSIGGVPSGTPGTISRFGKGWSQNSPRLTSQSTPFVLGRASISAGKSMFGGPCVAPFAQSTPIPRPVMTSSSFNFGMPSPPTQGCARRGTFRSPASSFSIGAKSKNPKNRDQGHSRRHHAHRK from the coding sequence ATGGGCAGTTACCTGGGCAGGCCGGGGTCCCAGCCGTCGTCTCCCGCGCAGGCGCGCACGGACTCGACTGAGAGGCCGCGGAACCGCCGGCCGGCTCAGCCCCTTCATCAAGTCCACCGGCTTCCGCCCGTCCACCGCGCCCACCCGGCCCTGCGGCACCGACCTGCGAGGAGGCCGCCTAACCCGGATCCTGCCAGTCCCATCGCGTGGGCGGTCCATGAGGCTTGGAGGCGCTTTCCCATGGAGAGGTCCCAGAATTCCATCGTGGGGCCTCTTCCTTCAGACTGGTGGGACAGTTACCTCCCCCGGACTCTCTGGTCTCTTCGGCACCCCAGggcagcagggagcccggtgaCCATCAAGATAGCTCCTCCTGAGCGGAGAGCGCTCCCCAGCACTTCTCCCGCAGAGGACACCGACTCTGCAGGGTCTTCACCCTCGGAGAAGCCCCCAGACCCGTGTGCTAAGGAGACGGTGCTGAGGGCCCTCAGAGAGTGCAAGAAAGGGAGAGTGAGGTTTGATGAGCCTCTGTTTCCCGAGGGCTcgcacagtgagagaaggagtCCAGACACCCCAGCATCCGCATTTAAGCCCCTGGTGAAACACGGAGCTCTCACTTCTTTTGCGCCCAGGCCTGGGCCTCTGAAGAGAAGCCGCAAGCCCTGGAGCTCGGATCACAGCTTGACGAAGAGGCCCAGTTGCTCCTCCCTGTGCTCTTCGGCCAGCACGCACCCAGGTGGCCTGCTCAGCTCCAGAAGAAATGCGATCGCAAGTTCTTACAGCTCTTCGAGAACTTTCTCTGAGCTCTGGAAGAGAGGTGGCCCCAGGGTCTCCCTACAGACACCAGAATGGCCagtaaaaaagacagaaaagggtCATCAGGCTCACTCTCCAGTCTCCCTGGAACCAGATGGGTCCCCAGAAGCATCTGGCAGCTCTGGGCTGCTCTCTGGTCCTGGGGACCTGCTGGCACCGACCCCACCTCCCCAGCTTGGTGATGCAGACCCTGGAGAGGACATGGCCTTAGGGGAGAAAGGGGGACTCCAGGGGAGCAATAAAGCGGGAGAGGAGACAACCGACCTCACCACGGACTCTGTCTCTGAGACGTGCTCTGCTCTTCAGCCTTCCCTGCCTCTCGCCCTGCCTTCTGCAGGCCCGGCTCCAACCCCGGGCCCAAATCCACAGCTGGAGAGCCTCACAGAAACACAGGAGTCTCCCCTGGCCCTCCCACCAGCCATGGGAGAGGCAGTTGGCGTGGCCCCTCCCGCCCTGAAGGAGGGCGGCCCGCTGTCGTCCCAGGGCTGCTCACAGTCAGAGCCCCTAACAGGCACCTCTTCAGACTCCAGACCCATGTCAGATTTCATCCTTCTGACCTCTGTTTCTCCCACATCACCGGCCACTGACGCCACCTGGCCTCCTCCATCCTCTCAGGCCGAGGGGACTGCCGTCAGCCCTGCAGTGCTCCCCGGGCTGAGTCCTCTGTCCGGAATGAGCAGCCCAGCGCCCCATCTTCCTGCCTCTGCACCTCCCGAAGCCACAGCTTCTGCGGACCCCACGTCACACCCCATGTTGGGGCTCCCACCCAAGAGCGAGATCGGCGTCTCTTCATATTCCACAACTTCGATGGCCACTACAACGTCTTCAAGCATCCCGACTCCCACCTCCAAGCCTATGCTGGGCGGCATAGGACCCCTTAAAGCCCTGCCCACGATCGCTCCTTTCTCTTTCGAGCAGACCTCTCCTCTCGCTTCTCCTGCCTCAACCCACCTCCTCCACGGCCCAGTCAAGGCTCTCTCTGGCATCATGGCCACCACGCCCAAAGACCATTCTTTCATGCCACCATTGGATGTGGGCGCCGTGAATGTTACCGGGGCCCTGGGCAACACTCACTCCACCCCTTCGACCAGCCACTCCTTCCTCCTTGGGGCTGCCTGTGCCTTCAGGGCCAGCTTCACCCCGACCCCAAGCTTCCTCTTCCCGGCACACCCGCGTACTACTGTTCCTACCGTGCACACGGTCACCATCTTTAGCCAGGTTCTTTCCAGCGCTGTGCAGATATCCCCTAGTCCAAGCACTGCTTTCTTGCGGGGTGTGGGCTGCCCTCTGTCAGCCTCCGCCCTGGTAGCTTCGCCCCAGGCCTCTTTACCATCCAGCAGCTCCGGTCCCATATCTGCATTCGGGTCTCCCTCAGGGGCCGGCTCAGGGCCACTCTTCCCGCTCTCCCCGGGAGCCACTCTCGAGCGGGCATTGGGGGCTACAGGTGGGCAGAAGCAAGGGGCCCCACAACCAGCCCTTGGCCCAAGCCTCAGTAGCCCGTTTATTTTTGGAAACTCAGCTGCGGCCTTCCCCACGGCAACCCCCGCTCCGGCTCAGCCGGCCTTAAGCAGTCCTGCGAAGTCACCCTCTGGGGGTTTGACAGCCTTGGCCTCCGCCTGTCGCCTCCCTGCAGGCATCCGGCCGAAATTTGGCAGCACTGCGGCAGGGGTTCCCTTTGGCCAAGCAAGTAGGACTGGTTCGGGGGTTGTGGCCCAGACACACCAGAATGTGGCCCGTGGCTCGGTGTTTGGCAGCACAGCCCCACCCCCTTTTGCTTTTGGGGGGTTAGTGACCCCCATGGACTGTGGGGACTCTGGGGTCAGTGGGACTGGCCGGGACATGAGCTCCAACCCTGGTGCGTTCAGCATTGGAGGAGTGCCAAGTGGGACCCCTGGCACCATCTCACGTTTTGGGAAGGGCTGGAGCCAGAACAGCCCACGCCTGACCAGCCAGAGCACACCTTTTGTCTTGGGGAGGGCCAGCATTTCTGCAGGAAAATCTATGTTTGGGGGCCCCTGCGTGGCCCCCTTTGCTCAGAGCACCCCTATCCCTAGGCCAGTAATGACAAGCAGCAGCTTCAACTTTGGGATGCCCTCTCCACCCACCCAGGGTTGTGCCAGGAGAGGAACTTTCAGATCACCAGCCTCGTCATTTTCCATTGGTGCAAAatcaaaaaacccaaagaacCGGGACCAAGGGCATTCCCGAAGGCATCATGCCCACAGGAAATAG